From one Streptomyces chromofuscus genomic stretch:
- a CDS encoding SpoIIE family protein phosphatase, whose amino-acid sequence MSSGDLAGVSATSPVGRLAATVERLRREVRAAQAEAEGRALIELAKGILVERLGCGPAQAARQLAELTEQARVSPLEFAVEVINQAARDRMSEVTDAFLAAAADGARSAERDRAAVRLRAAESGALAASDAQAVADSLLEHALRPLGAVAVAVWAAGADGSLTLAGSAGFAPTEASRWRYVPPDVATVARRGLTERSGQWFTSLAETGLPTVGRHHHPDGGRVAVPAGTGGRIHGVLEIAWPGPLEPQPPQVVRQVEALAELCAHTLETYTPRPDAVQEPRIVPDAAELTDLADGLHDPALVLVPHVDDSGQLVDFRIQHVNTRFLDPAGRPRAVVSGALLLEAYPMTAGDSELFQRIERVYATGEPFRARRMHLTALVDQVPLSAVADISISRHGGSVLLIWRIEDETARLASLLQHAQRLGRIGGFEENLLTGGITWNSQMFDLYGRSTTSPPVSLEDLPAHAHPDDAVAIGRFLRTLLHHRRPASAAFRLQRPDGVNRHIRVVAEPVLDTDGRLFVVRGACQDISAQHWTEVALAATRDQLAHTEQQAAERNRLTLQLQHAIMPPAQAPLQMPGLEVAVRYRPAETEQLVGGDWYDAVVLPSGRVLLCVGDVAGHGIEAATSMVVLRNALRGLAVTGAGPGQLLSWLNIVAHHLTGAVTATAVCALYDPDRRVLRWARAGHLPPVLVRDTKAAPLPLVKGILLGAVPEAGYEEAEVQLAPEDTLLMYTDGLVERRDRSVEESLTHLLTTASTAPKTLDQQLDRLLTYSKSDTDDDTCLVGVRVD is encoded by the coding sequence GTGTCGTCGGGCGATCTCGCGGGCGTCTCCGCGACGTCCCCCGTCGGCAGGCTCGCCGCCACCGTCGAGCGGTTGCGCCGGGAGGTGCGGGCGGCGCAGGCCGAGGCGGAGGGCCGGGCCCTGATCGAACTCGCCAAGGGCATCCTGGTCGAGCGGCTCGGCTGCGGCCCGGCGCAGGCCGCCCGGCAACTCGCGGAGCTGACCGAGCAGGCCCGGGTCAGCCCGCTGGAATTCGCCGTCGAGGTCATCAACCAGGCCGCCCGTGACCGGATGTCGGAGGTCACGGACGCCTTCCTCGCGGCCGCCGCCGACGGCGCCCGCTCGGCGGAGCGTGACCGCGCCGCCGTACGCCTGCGCGCCGCCGAGAGCGGGGCGCTCGCCGCGTCCGACGCGCAGGCCGTCGCCGACTCGCTGCTGGAGCACGCGCTGCGCCCGCTGGGCGCGGTGGCCGTGGCCGTGTGGGCCGCGGGCGCGGACGGCTCGCTGACCCTGGCGGGCAGCGCCGGGTTCGCCCCGACGGAGGCCTCCCGCTGGCGCTACGTGCCGCCGGACGTGGCCACGGTGGCGCGCCGCGGACTCACCGAGCGCAGCGGCCAGTGGTTCACGTCGCTGGCCGAGACCGGGCTGCCCACCGTCGGCCGGCATCACCACCCCGACGGCGGCCGGGTCGCCGTACCGGCGGGCACCGGAGGGCGTATCCACGGGGTCCTGGAGATCGCCTGGCCGGGGCCGCTGGAGCCGCAGCCGCCCCAGGTCGTCCGGCAGGTGGAGGCGCTGGCGGAGCTGTGCGCGCACACCCTGGAGACGTACACGCCGCGCCCCGACGCGGTGCAGGAGCCGCGGATCGTGCCGGACGCCGCGGAACTCACCGACCTCGCCGACGGGTTGCACGACCCCGCGCTGGTCCTCGTGCCGCACGTCGACGACTCCGGGCAGCTGGTGGACTTCCGCATCCAGCACGTCAACACCCGCTTCCTCGACCCCGCGGGCCGGCCCCGCGCGGTGGTGAGCGGGGCGCTGCTGCTGGAGGCGTACCCGATGACGGCCGGGGACAGCGAACTGTTCCAGCGCATCGAGCGGGTGTACGCCACCGGCGAGCCGTTCCGGGCGCGCCGGATGCATCTGACCGCGCTGGTCGACCAGGTGCCGCTGTCGGCGGTGGCGGACATCAGCATCAGCCGGCACGGCGGCAGTGTGCTGCTGATCTGGCGCATCGAGGACGAGACGGCACGGCTGGCGAGCCTGCTCCAGCACGCCCAGCGCCTCGGCCGCATCGGCGGTTTCGAGGAGAACCTGCTGACCGGCGGGATCACCTGGAACAGCCAGATGTTCGACCTGTACGGCCGCTCCACCACGAGCCCGCCGGTGTCGCTGGAGGACCTCCCCGCCCACGCGCACCCGGACGACGCGGTGGCCATCGGCCGGTTCCTGCGCACGCTGCTGCACCACCGCCGGCCCGCGTCCGCCGCCTTCCGGCTCCAGCGGCCCGACGGGGTCAACCGGCACATCCGGGTCGTCGCCGAGCCCGTCCTCGACACCGACGGCCGGCTGTTCGTCGTCCGCGGCGCCTGCCAGGACATCTCCGCCCAGCACTGGACGGAGGTGGCGCTGGCGGCCACCCGCGACCAGCTCGCCCACACCGAGCAGCAGGCCGCCGAACGCAACCGGCTGACGCTGCAGTTGCAGCACGCCATCATGCCCCCGGCGCAGGCCCCGCTCCAGATGCCCGGCCTGGAGGTCGCGGTGCGCTACCGGCCGGCGGAGACGGAGCAACTGGTCGGCGGCGACTGGTACGACGCCGTGGTCCTGCCGTCGGGGCGGGTCCTGCTGTGCGTGGGCGACGTCGCCGGCCACGGCATAGAGGCCGCCACGAGCATGGTCGTGCTGCGCAACGCGCTGCGGGGCCTCGCCGTCACCGGCGCCGGACCGGGCCAGCTCCTGTCGTGGCTCAACATCGTGGCGCACCACCTCACGGGAGCCGTCACGGCGACGGCGGTGTGCGCCCTGTACGACCCCGACCGGCGCGTGCTGCGCTGGGCGCGGGCGGGCCATCTGCCGCCCGTGCTGGTGCGGGACACGAAGGCCGCGCCGCTGCCCCTGGTCAAGGGCATCCTGCTGGGCGCGGTGCCGGAGGCGGGGTACGAGGAGGCCGAGGTGCAGCTCGCGCCCGAGGACACGCTGCTGATGTACACCGACGGCCTCGTCGAACGCCGTGACCGCTCCGTGGAGGAGTCGCTGACCCACCTGCTGACCACGGCGAGCACGGCGCCGAAGACGCTGGACCAGCAACTGGACCGGCTGCTGACCTACAGCAAGTCGGACACGGACGACGACACCTGCCTCGTCGGCGTCCGCGTCGACTAG
- a CDS encoding SAM-dependent methyltransferase produces the protein MTGSEAHSPRIDTSRPHPARVYDWWLGGKDNYPVDEELARRILAVDGTVLRGARANRRFMHRAVRTVAEAGIRQFLDIGTGIPTEPNLHQVAQDVAPEARVVYADNDPIVLRHAQALLHSSPQGATTYVHADVRDLDTLLRRAGETLDFGRPVALSLVALTHYLDDEAYGLVKTYVDALAPGSHLILSQVTPDLTPEAVEKAAEHFRRTGTPFFPRTLAEFSRFFDGLELLGPGVIPVHGWRPEPQDVAAQAEGVVPVYAGVARKA, from the coding sequence ATGACCGGATCCGAGGCCCACTCCCCCAGGATCGACACCAGCCGGCCGCACCCGGCCCGGGTCTACGACTGGTGGCTGGGCGGCAAGGACAACTACCCGGTGGACGAGGAGCTGGCCCGCCGGATCCTCGCCGTGGACGGCACGGTGCTGCGCGGGGCACGCGCCAACCGCCGGTTCATGCACCGGGCCGTGCGCACGGTCGCCGAGGCCGGGATCCGCCAGTTCCTGGACATCGGCACCGGTATCCCCACCGAGCCCAACCTGCACCAGGTGGCCCAGGACGTCGCGCCGGAGGCCCGGGTCGTGTACGCGGACAACGACCCGATCGTCCTCCGGCACGCGCAGGCGCTGCTGCACAGCTCCCCGCAGGGCGCCACCACCTACGTCCACGCCGACGTGCGCGACCTCGACACCCTGCTGCGGCGGGCGGGCGAGACACTGGACTTCGGCCGGCCGGTCGCGCTGTCGCTGGTCGCCCTCACCCACTACCTCGACGACGAGGCGTACGGCCTGGTCAAGACGTACGTCGACGCGCTCGCCCCGGGCAGCCACCTGATCCTGTCCCAGGTCACCCCGGACCTCACCCCCGAGGCCGTGGAGAAGGCCGCCGAGCACTTCCGGCGCACCGGCACGCCGTTCTTCCCCCGCACCCTCGCCGAGTTCTCCCGCTTCTTCGACGGTCTGGAACTGCTCGGCCCCGGCGTGATCCCCGTCCACGGCTGGCGGCCGGAACCGCAGGACGTGGCCGCCCAGGCGGAGGGCGTCGTGCCGGTGTACGCGGGCGTGGCCCGCAAGGCCTGA
- a CDS encoding helix-turn-helix domain-containing protein: MSERRAAPTVGQVVLGKRLQELREAANLKREEAARVLRVAPATVRRMETAEVTLRIPYLQILLPAYGVPEDEVTAFVALAEEANQPGWWQRFSDVLPDWFSLFVSLEGAARLIRSYEPHFVPGLLQTEDYARAVLKAGTIGRSGGAEAIERHVSLRMARQELLRRPDPPHLWVIMDETVLRRPVGTRPEVMGAQLDRLMEAAESDRVTLQVAEFATGPHPGAYAPFSLFRFAEPELPDMVFTEYLTGALYLDSRREVSAHLEVLDHMTAHAASALRTRKILQECRGDL; encoded by the coding sequence GTGAGTGAACGGCGGGCCGCGCCCACCGTGGGCCAGGTGGTGCTCGGGAAACGGTTGCAGGAGCTGCGCGAGGCGGCGAACCTCAAACGCGAGGAGGCGGCACGCGTCCTGCGCGTGGCCCCGGCGACCGTGCGGCGGATGGAGACGGCCGAGGTCACGCTGAGAATCCCGTACCTCCAGATCCTGCTGCCCGCCTACGGCGTGCCCGAGGACGAGGTGACGGCGTTCGTCGCGCTGGCCGAGGAGGCGAACCAGCCGGGCTGGTGGCAGCGGTTCAGCGACGTGCTGCCGGACTGGTTCAGCCTGTTCGTCAGCCTGGAGGGCGCCGCCCGTCTGATCCGCTCCTACGAACCGCACTTCGTGCCCGGACTGCTCCAGACCGAGGACTACGCCCGAGCCGTGCTGAAGGCGGGGACGATCGGGCGGTCCGGCGGCGCGGAGGCCATCGAGCGGCACGTGTCGCTGCGCATGGCCCGGCAGGAACTGCTACGCCGCCCCGACCCGCCGCACCTGTGGGTGATCATGGACGAGACGGTCCTGCGCCGCCCGGTGGGCACCCGCCCCGAGGTGATGGGCGCCCAGCTGGACCGGCTGATGGAGGCCGCCGAGAGCGACCGGGTCACCCTGCAGGTCGCCGAGTTCGCCACGGGCCCGCACCCGGGCGCCTACGCCCCCTTCTCCCTGTTCCGCTTCGCGGAGCCGGAGCTGCCGGACATGGTGTTCACCGAGTACCTGACCGGTGCGCTGTACCTGGACTCGCGCCGCGAGGTCTCCGCGCATCTGGAGGTGCTGGACCACATGACGGCGCACGCCGCGTCGGCGCTGCGCACCAGGAAGATCCTTCAGGAGTGCCGCGGGGACCTGTGA
- a CDS encoding helix-turn-helix domain-containing protein, translated as MTTLPSAPGTSPVTPADRGVGPLLRAWREQRRVSQLDLALRAGSSARHISFVETGRSRPSEEMVLRLAEHLDVPMRERNALLLAAGYAPRYPETPLDDPALDAVRAGMERLIQGYEPYPALVVDARYDVLAANRGIAVLLEGLPESLLTDPPNAMRLTLHPQGLAPRIRNFREWRGHLLAQMERQIALRRSAALRELYEEVTAYPVPESVPEGEPAEPVAYFALPLRIEHGGRILSFVSSISTFNTPMDVTVAELAIETLLPADPATVKYLQELLP; from the coding sequence ATGACCACTCTCCCGTCCGCGCCCGGCACGTCCCCCGTCACCCCCGCCGACCGGGGCGTCGGCCCGCTGCTGCGGGCCTGGCGGGAGCAGCGGCGGGTCAGTCAGCTGGACCTGGCGCTGCGCGCGGGCTCCTCGGCGCGGCACATCAGCTTCGTCGAGACGGGCCGCTCCCGCCCCAGCGAGGAGATGGTGCTGAGGCTCGCCGAGCACCTGGACGTCCCGATGCGGGAGCGCAACGCCCTGCTGCTGGCGGCCGGTTACGCCCCGCGCTATCCGGAGACGCCCCTGGACGACCCGGCGCTGGATGCGGTGCGCGCGGGCATGGAACGGCTGATCCAGGGCTATGAGCCGTACCCGGCGCTGGTGGTGGACGCGCGGTACGACGTGCTGGCCGCCAACCGGGGCATCGCCGTGCTGCTGGAGGGCCTGCCGGAGTCCTTGCTCACGGACCCGCCGAACGCGATGCGCCTGACGCTGCACCCCCAGGGCCTGGCGCCGCGCATCCGCAACTTCCGGGAGTGGCGCGGTCATCTGCTCGCCCAGATGGAGCGGCAGATCGCGCTGCGCCGGTCGGCGGCCCTGCGGGAGTTGTACGAGGAGGTGACCGCGTACCCCGTCCCCGAGTCGGTGCCCGAGGGCGAACCGGCGGAGCCCGTCGCCTACTTCGCGCTGCCGCTGCGGATCGAGCACGGCGGCCGGATCCTGTCGTTCGTCTCGTCGATCTCCACGTTCAACACCCCGATGGACGTGACCGTCGCCGAGCTCGCCATCGAGACACTGCTCCCGGCGGACCCGGCAACGGTCAAGTACCTTCAGGAACTGCTGCCCTGA
- a CDS encoding 4a-hydroxytetrahydrobiopterin dehydratase → MPVAPLSQKEIEERLAELPGWSFDGDRLSRSYRLGSHLAATALVVHIAQVQEELDHHSDLTLGYNTVSLTVTTHSAGGKVTEKDFALAERVEALAPAHGVG, encoded by the coding sequence ATGCCCGTCGCACCGCTGTCGCAGAAGGAGATCGAGGAACGGCTGGCGGAGCTGCCCGGCTGGTCGTTCGACGGCGACCGGCTCTCCCGTTCCTACCGGCTCGGCTCGCACCTCGCCGCGACGGCGCTGGTCGTCCACATCGCCCAGGTGCAGGAGGAGCTCGACCACCACTCCGACCTCACCCTCGGCTACAACACCGTCTCCCTGACGGTCACCACGCACAGCGCCGGCGGCAAGGTGACGGAGAAGGACTTCGCGCTGGCCGAGCGGGTGGAGGCCCTCGCCCCGGCGCACGGCGTCGGCTGA
- a CDS encoding class I SAM-dependent methyltransferase — protein MLDYTDEAERYDASRGGEPRAAAAAEGVLSLLPRQTRRLLDVACGTGIVTRRLASARAGMRVTGVDLTYAMARQAAARLPGAVVLADCRRLPFRDGEFDAVTSVWLLHLLQRPEHVRAAVAECARVLRPGGVYVTTVDKAAAHNVGSDIDAVLASRPRSPVPDTSSAVGSYAAEHGLLPAGLTRFPGRGQGRSPRRTVADLRRGWFVTLPPGHPLADGFAARLAALPDQDRPRPDPWFTLRAFRKTP, from the coding sequence GTGCTGGACTACACCGACGAGGCCGAGCGGTACGACGCCTCGCGCGGCGGCGAGCCCCGGGCGGCCGCCGCCGCGGAGGGCGTGCTCAGTCTTCTGCCGCGTCAGACGCGCAGGCTGCTCGACGTCGCCTGCGGTACCGGCATCGTGACCCGGCGGCTCGCGTCGGCCCGCGCCGGGATGCGGGTGACGGGCGTCGACCTGACGTACGCCATGGCCCGGCAGGCCGCCGCCCGGCTGCCCGGCGCCGTCGTCCTCGCCGACTGCCGCCGACTGCCCTTCCGAGACGGGGAGTTCGACGCCGTCACCAGCGTGTGGCTGCTGCACCTGCTGCAACGGCCGGAGCACGTCAGGGCCGCGGTCGCGGAGTGCGCGCGCGTGCTGCGCCCCGGCGGCGTCTACGTCACGACGGTCGACAAGGCCGCCGCCCACAACGTCGGCAGTGACATCGACGCCGTCCTCGCATCCCGTCCCCGCAGCCCCGTCCCCGACACGTCGTCGGCCGTCGGGTCGTACGCGGCGGAACACGGTCTGCTGCCCGCCGGACTGACCCGTTTCCCGGGCCGCGGCCAGGGCCGCAGTCCCCGCCGCACCGTCGCCGACCTGCGCCGCGGCTGGTTCGTGACGCTGCCGCCCGGCCACCCACTCGCCGACGGTTTCGCCGCCCGCCTCGCCGCGCTGCCGGACCAGGACCGCCCCCGCCCGGACCCGTGGTTCACCCTCCGCGCGTTCCGCAAGACCCCCTGA